A portion of the bacterium genome contains these proteins:
- a CDS encoding phosphoribosylaminoimidazolesuccinocarboxamide synthase — protein MKLDFSRMTKLAEGKTKVIYANPQDVKTVYMVFKDDITAGDGVKHDVIPGKARVDWQTNCDIFAYLNRKGVRTHYIDTPGEQIALVRKLDFKINLEVVSRRVAGGSILHWGKVELGARFDPVVTQFHYKDDPLHDPMLDEGYVRYLISKGAREYQVMYDINQQVFLILEQAFSRFKMQLVDMKLEYGLIDGEVVLIDEITGGSFRLWPYAKENPNLHQSNVLTELDPSGRLDKDIYRMGGAAEEVLLKFKAIAAITAQFASLD, from the coding sequence ATGAAATTAGATTTCAGCCGCATGACCAAATTGGCAGAGGGAAAGACCAAAGTGATCTACGCGAATCCGCAGGATGTTAAAACCGTTTATATGGTTTTCAAAGATGACATCACGGCCGGGGACGGCGTCAAGCATGACGTAATTCCGGGCAAAGCGCGCGTGGACTGGCAAACCAATTGTGATATCTTTGCCTATCTGAACCGGAAGGGCGTAAGGACGCACTATATCGATACACCCGGTGAACAGATCGCCCTGGTCCGTAAATTGGACTTTAAGATCAATTTGGAAGTGGTCAGCCGTCGCGTGGCCGGTGGATCAATTTTACATTGGGGCAAGGTGGAACTGGGCGCCCGATTCGATCCGGTCGTGACTCAGTTCCATTACAAGGATGATCCTCTGCATGACCCCATGCTGGACGAAGGTTATGTGCGCTATTTGATCAGCAAGGGCGCACGCGAATACCAGGTCATGTACGACATCAACCAGCAGGTTTTTTTGATCCTGGAACAAGCGTTCAGCCGATTCAAGATGCAGCTGGTGGATATGAAATTGGAATATGGATTGATCGACGGGGAGGTGGTCCTGATCGATGAAATCACCGGCGGATCATTCAGGTTGTGGCCGTATGCCAAGGAAAATCCGAATTTGCATCAGTCCAATGTGCTGACAGAACTGGATCCCTCCGGCCGCCTGGACAAGGACATCTATCGTATGGGTGGAGCGGCAGAGGAGGTGCTGTTGAAATTCAAAGCGATCGCCGCCATCACAGCTCAATTCGCTTCGCTGGATTAA
- a CDS encoding family 20 glycosylhydrolase — protein sequence MLRMYGTIAILILTLCTFIQGTPTMQSPDLILMPYPAEVHFENGVFRLSDDFRITVEGAVTPRLERAIARARQRLAGRTALFFTCNQIKRDGLEEGKGLVVHSERAGRLVVNEDESYRLTVTAGGIRLESRTDIGGLYGLETLLQLLQADASGYFFPAVIIQDQPRFPWRGLLIDACRHWMPVDVILRNLDGMAAAKLNVLHWHLSEDQGFRVESKLFPKLHQLGSDGLYYTQEQIREIIAYAADRGIRVVPEFDMPGHTTSWFVGYPHLASAAGPFTIERRYGVMDPVMDPTKETTYEFLEAFWREMTALFPDEYVHIGGDENNGNMWNANAEIQAFKQANNLADNHALQAYFNNRLLKILTRYQKKLVGWDEILHPDMPNNIVIHSWRGTQALVEAAQKGYMSILSNGYYIDLCQSAAFHYLNDPIPAGSQMTQEERERVLGGEATMWSEIVTKETVDSRIWPRTLAIAERLWSPAERRDVDDMYRRMEQISVQLEELGLLHIKNQAMMLRRLAAGQDPTAAQNLLEWLAPVQGYYRTDRSPYTSFSPFTRMVDAAYPESMPARRFAKLVDAYLEERKPGDRDALLKVMDAWQSNHDALAGLIKKAPALREVEPVSAMLQQLGRAGREAVSYYGKKQTATAAWSAKQKELIAAAQKPNAELLLPVVGAMEKLFNAAGK from the coding sequence ATGCTGCGCATGTATGGCACTATTGCGATACTGATCCTAACGCTCTGTACTTTTATTCAAGGGACGCCGACCATGCAAAGTCCGGATTTAATTTTAATGCCTTATCCGGCTGAGGTTCATTTCGAGAACGGAGTTTTTCGCCTCAGCGACGATTTTCGCATCACGGTGGAAGGTGCGGTCACGCCCCGGCTGGAGCGGGCGATCGCCCGTGCCCGGCAACGGCTGGCCGGCCGGACCGCTCTTTTTTTTACCTGCAACCAGATCAAGCGTGACGGCCTGGAAGAAGGCAAGGGACTGGTTGTTCATTCCGAAAGAGCCGGACGCTTGGTGGTGAACGAGGATGAGTCCTATCGTCTGACTGTGACCGCCGGCGGCATTCGACTGGAGAGCCGCACCGATATCGGCGGGCTGTATGGCTTGGAGACCCTGCTGCAGCTGCTGCAGGCGGACGCGAGCGGCTATTTTTTTCCTGCGGTTATAATTCAGGACCAGCCGCGCTTCCCCTGGCGTGGACTGCTGATCGATGCCTGCCGCCATTGGATGCCTGTAGACGTGATCTTGCGCAATCTTGACGGCATGGCTGCGGCCAAACTCAACGTGTTACACTGGCATCTGAGCGAGGATCAGGGCTTTCGCGTGGAGAGCAAGCTGTTTCCCAAGTTGCATCAGCTTGGATCGGACGGACTGTATTACACGCAGGAGCAGATAAGGGAGATCATCGCCTATGCTGCGGATCGCGGCATTCGAGTGGTTCCTGAATTCGATATGCCGGGTCACACCACCTCCTGGTTTGTCGGCTATCCTCACCTCGCCTCCGCCGCCGGACCTTTCACGATCGAGCGCCGGTATGGGGTGATGGATCCGGTGATGGATCCCACCAAGGAGACCACCTACGAGTTTTTAGAGGCCTTTTGGCGTGAGATGACCGCGCTGTTCCCCGATGAATACGTGCACATCGGCGGCGATGAAAACAACGGCAATATGTGGAACGCCAATGCCGAGATTCAGGCATTCAAGCAGGCGAACAACCTGGCGGACAACCATGCGCTGCAGGCTTATTTCAACAACCGTTTGTTAAAAATTTTGACGCGGTATCAAAAAAAACTGGTGGGATGGGATGAGATTTTGCATCCGGATATGCCCAACAATATCGTCATTCACTCCTGGCGCGGCACCCAGGCCCTGGTGGAGGCGGCACAAAAGGGGTATATGAGCATTCTTTCCAACGGTTATTACATCGATCTGTGTCAATCCGCCGCTTTTCATTATCTCAACGATCCCATCCCGGCCGGTTCGCAGATGACGCAAGAGGAGCGCGAACGGGTTTTGGGCGGTGAAGCCACCATGTGGTCTGAGATCGTGACCAAAGAGACGGTGGATTCGCGCATCTGGCCCAGAACCCTGGCCATCGCTGAACGATTATGGTCGCCGGCAGAGCGTCGTGATGTGGATGATATGTACCGCCGCATGGAGCAGATCAGCGTGCAGTTGGAGGAACTGGGCCTATTGCACATCAAGAACCAAGCCATGATGCTGCGCCGCTTGGCTGCTGGCCAGGATCCCACGGCAGCGCAAAATCTGCTGGAATGGCTGGCGCCGGTGCAGGGGTATTACCGCACCGATCGGTCGCCCTACACCTCTTTTTCACCTTTTACGCGCATGGTGGATGCAGCGTATCCTGAATCCATGCCCGCGCGCCGTTTCGCCAAATTGGTGGACGCCTATCTGGAGGAGCGCAAACCCGGTGATCGCGATGCCTTGTTGAAAGTGATGGACGCCTGGCAGAGCAATCATGATGCGCTGGCGGGCCTGATTAAAAAAGCGCCGGCTCTACGCGAGGTCGAGCCCGTCTCCGCCATGCTGCAACAGCTCGGCCGCGCCGGTCGTGAGGCGGTCTCGTACTATGGCAAAAAACAAACAGCCACGGCCGCTTGGTCCGCCAAACAGAAAGAGCTGATCGCCGCGGCGCAAAAGCCGAACGCCGAGCTCTTACTGCCGGTCGTCGGCGCCATGGAAAAATTGTTCAATGCTGCAGGTAAATGA